The Spinacia oleracea cultivar Varoflay chromosome 2, BTI_SOV_V1, whole genome shotgun sequence DNA segment GGTTATGGATTATTCAAAGGACCAGTTCCATTTGAGTTTTGTGTGTGACTAAGGGGTGTTTGGTTCACAAAATTAGAACGGAATGTTATGAGAATGAGAACCCCTTAGGTACTGATTGAAACTCTGTTACTTGATTTCATCAGTTTGGCAGTGACTTTTATGATCCAAGGTATGGATTCAATGTCCATTTTATGGTTCCACTTTAGGGGAAAGGTAGAGTATGAGATTCAGGGGGTGGAGGGGAGGATAAGAAACCAGAGGGTATGAGGTTCCATACCCATGTGCAAGGAATCAACTAATTCCCTGGCTGAACACAACTGGATACAGGAAATTGAGGAAAGGTTGATTGATGTATATATTGAGAATGGAGTTTAAGTTTGACAACACAAGTAACCCAGAGACTTTCGAGAGGTCTCTAACTCTCCCAACTTTACCCAATACATTCGAGATGATTCTCTCTTTCTCCTCCCTTCCCTTTTCAATTACAAATCACTAACATAAGACAAAATCAATTAACACAAAAGATACTGCCACAGTAGTACTGCATAAAGGACAAAACTCATTAAGGGTTGCACTCACTAAGAGTAGTGGCTCCTTCATCTGGTGTGTGGTGGCTGCTGCTGTCTTCCTGTTGTCTTGTGGCAACTGTTGTCTCCTCTTTCTCCTTGCGTACATCTGCAGTACGGGCTTGGTAGGTAGATGCATTGCACCATGATAGCTCAACCAAGCACCTGTCTCGGTATCCCATCCTTTGGGTCCAACCAAATATGCCCTTAATGAGTTGTAGTTGTCTTAAATGGTATGGTGAACAAAAATTGTGGACCATAGTTAAGCTTTCGTACTTGAACATTTACTCTGTGGCTGAGCCTGAGGTTTGATAGCTTGTCTTTAGCATTTAGTATATGGATGTTAACATCTTGGAGAATGATTGGCTGATGGTTGTTGGCATCAGTAATTATTGCCAAGGTATTTCGACGTGGACATACTTTTGACTCTTGCTTTTAGATGGAAGGTGACTTTTATGATGTTCTCTACATATGCTTAAGCCCTGTGCCTGTAAATAgcgggaggggggggggggggggatctgCATTGGAGCTTGTAAATTAGATAATGTTTGCTGCAAATAGGAGCTTTTTTGATGTTAATATAAATGTGAGTACGAACAAAGAAAAAATCTGCAAGTAGGATGTCACAGCTGTTTTAGTACTCAATTAAGCTATTTAAGGTGCTGAGGTATATTTTTAGTTGGATATTTGGTACTTTTAGCAATGCTATCCTTGAAATCTCTTCTCACATTGTTGATTTCATGTGATAGGGAGGACTTTGAGAAGACGGGGGTGAACAAGTTAGTTACGGTGGGAGTTCGAGATATTCAGGGTGAGGGATTTCCTGACGAACTAATAGGACAGGCTGATGCTGTTTTCTTAGACTTGCCACAACCATGGCTTGCGATCCCGTCAGCCGGAAAGATGTTGAAAGCAGATGGTATTTTGTGTTCATTCTCGCCTTGCATCGAGCAAGTACAACGATCATGTGAAACTCTCGAGTTGAAGTTTACTGGTAGGTTTAGTGTTTGGTAATAGTTTTCAGTAAATGTTATAATCTTTACCCTCCCTTTAATGAAATACAGTTTGTTGTTGTTAGATATAAGGACATTTGAGATACTCCTACGAACATATGAAATTAAAGAAGTAAGAGCTGAAGTTGGCGAAGGAGATGATGGTTTCTCATTGAGATCACCACCTCGCAAGAAAAGACAACATTCAACTGAAAAAGGCAGTGCAGTAGAGGCTTCTGGGGCTACAACAGTCATGGCAAAACCATGCAGTGAGACAAGAGGGCACACTGGTTATTTGACATTTGCAAGACTCAAATGCCTTTGATAAGATGTCTGTATTTTGTATGGTGGCCTTTGTAGGATAACTTGATTTGTATCCCTGAGGAGTTTCCACTTGCAGAATCCAACTAATGTGCTGATGTCTGGATTGAGTTGGGTTTTATGGTAGGACAAATGCAAGTTTTTGGTGCTCATCATTTGCAATATCACTCACCACATTTTTGTTATGCAAGTAATGCAATCTCATGAATTTCAAAATACAGGTCAATTGTGTAGCGTAAAATAAAGCTCCACTAATTTGTTATACTACTACGGAGTATGAGAAGGGACTTTACCATATTTTGATTGTCCTGATACGTCTTTTCTCCTCTTGGATAATTTAACAGTAAATCTCCAATTTAGTTGGCGATTCAAAAACATTACTTTTTTCCAAACTTTACACAAGGGTGGGCAGTAGATTGAAAATTTTATGAAAAAGATGCGTATTTAGGGAATTTTAACATCTTCAAGCATTTTATTTGGAATTCGGTCCAAAATAATAATTAGAAAAGTAGAGTGACATTCGATACAAGTGAAAGGCAAGGGAAACTATTGCGGAAATCAGCTTCCTTAACAAGGTTATCAAAAAAGAATTGAAGTTAAGATGAGATTCAAATGACCAGGTACATCTTATTTGATAC contains these protein-coding regions:
- the LOC110789924 gene encoding uncharacterized protein, with translation MIPADPSGRLSLLRRIQEGDLVIVYERHDHMKAVKVINGSVLQNRFGVFKHSDWIGKKFGSKVFSHKKGFVYLLAPTPELWTLVLSHRTQILYIADISFLVMYLEIVPGCVVLESGTGSGSLTTSLARAVAPMGHVHTFDFHEQRAASAREDFEKTGVNKLVTVGVRDIQGEGFPDELIGQADAVFLDLPQPWLAIPSAGKMLKADGILCSFSPCIEQVQRSCETLELKFTDIRTFEILLRTYEIKEVRAEVGEGDDGFSLRSPPRKKRQHSTEKGSAVEASGATTVMAKPCSETRGHTGYLTFARLKCL